The sequence TGAGGACGgaggagcgcctgcgcagcgaCCTGGATCAGGCACTCTCCATGCTGGACGCCCCCGACCCCCTctctgcggcagcgaaggcGAAGCGCATCGTTGGAGCTGAGCTGGCAGCTTTATGCAACTGAAGGGGTCTGTTGCTGCACCTACCCATTGCGGTGGCCTGCGTTCATACGTACGCATGCTAGTGTGTGTGGCGAGGGAGACGGGTGATGGTGGCACTaacgccagcagcgccggggcCCCGCGCACCCCGGATGATCCGCTGGGTGGAGAGGCCGTGGGGTGCACCGGTCCACCGCCTCGCCCCATTGACAGGCACGCAAGGGAAGTAAAGAGGGGTGGCGCCTCTCCGTGTATGGTGGCATGCTGGTGCGAGTGAGTGGGTAGATGTCACTAGCATTGCACGCCAGCCACAGCTCTGCACCAAGGGAGTAAAAAGAGCCAGCCCCATGCGTGCTACCGCGTAATTCTAGCGTGGAAGGTCTACACTTCGCACCCCCTATTGAGGGGCTCATGATCGGTTTCAGCTGATGTATGGGCTTCCTGTCGCACAAGGCTCAGAGTGTGACTCACTTCACTCTGATTCGCCTTCTGCTTCTTGCATTGTCGTTGATGTACGCTTTAGGCACTGTATGTGTTTTCCGTCTCTGCACGTTTGCGTTGCATGATCggccagcgccaccacctttTTCTTCACCatctcgcctccccccctttctcttaAATCGTGGAtgttccctccccctttccgcgCCGGTGATGTGCTGAACGAGTGGCCTCACCACAGCACTGCTTTCTCGAGGAAACGCGCACGACTTTCGGCGCAGTctgtttatttttttttttgttttcctaTTTAGCTTTCCTCGTGCACTCCGCTTCTACCGTCAACTCGGCAGTGTTGCGCAGTGCAACAGAACTTCTCTATACACTTCCGTACATTCTGTTGTTGGTGGTGCATTGTGGTGGTGCAATTGTGGTggcggacacacacacacacacactctcccATACAGCGCACAACACGTACACAGAGGCTCACCCAGTTTCACACGACTCCCTCTCACTGTTTTGCGTGACCGAGTTTTGCGCTCTTGACCTCCCCACTTCTCCTTCTGCGGTCTTCTCCCTGCCTTTCTCCCCTTTGCTTCCCTGACGGCTTGAGTGAGGGCGTGTGCATCATTTCTCAGCACTCTCGGGGCAGCcgtgcggaggaggtggctaTATTGGAGGTCGCCTCTGCATTGCAGGTGACGTGCCCGCCAATGTTCTCATCGTCGTTGTCATCGTCATCAGCAACACGTAACACCGTGTCGCTCTACCGCTATGACCTGACGCAAGGGATGGCGCGCAGCCTCGGGCCAATGCTGATCGGGCAGGCCCTCGAGGGCATCTGGCACACTTCCATCGTCGTGTACGGACAGGAGTACTACTTCGATGGCGGCGTCGGCATCGTCGGCGACCCGAATCCGGGCCACACGCGTTTTGGTCAGCCGTATCGCATCGAGGTGCTCGGGCAGACGGCgaagagtgaggaggagtTCTTTGCGTggacacagcagcagcgccgcgccggCTTCGGCCCCAACGACTACCGCATTTTCGACAACAACTGCAACACCTTCTCGGATGCGGCGTGTATGTATCTCCTCGGGCGTCACATCTCGCAAGACGTGCTCGACATGCTCCCCACGCTGCTCTCCACTCCCCTAGGGCAGATGCTGCGGCCAGTGCTAGAGCAGGCCACGTCCAGTGGTGCAGGCATTGGTGGCACTAGCATGGTCGCTCCCGTCAGCTCTGCCCTCGCTcatccgccaccaccgccgacgaCCGCAAGCGATTGCGACATGTGTGTTGGGCTACTGAGCACCCGTCAGACGGTGACAGAGACAGATGAGGAGGACTTGATGATGGCGCAGGCGATGCTGGAGAGCAATGAGACCATCGCGGATGGGCACCTTAGCCCCGCCGAGGCGTTTGAAAAGACAATCAGTGGTCTCACACTGCTGCGCACAGTAATGCGGAATATTTGCGAGCACCCCAGCTACGCCAAGTACCGAGGACTGTCCATCGAGAGCACCGCTTACCAGACAAAACTGAGGCCGCTCGAGGCATATGGGGTGACGGAACTGCTGCGCATTGCAGGCTTTCGCCGTCgctcgcacagcagcggcgctggcggtgtgCAGTGGTTCCTGTcggacagcgacggcagcgaagcTGTGCTGCGTCGCGTGGCGGAGGTTCTCGAGGCGACCATTGCGAACATCCAGGGCGCTGCCGACGAGGCGGCCAAGAGGCGAGTcagggaggagagcgactCCTCAGCACATTTGCCACGCCCCCCCTTATCGCCTACTCTTGTATCCAGCGTTGCACCGGCAGCGGGCCATGCTGCGGCATCGTTCGAGATGTCGTTGCCGCCTGTGTCGAAGGACGGCGGTCATGTGCATAAGAGCAGCGTGATCCAGTTTTGCTCGCCACCGTTTCCGGAGGACTGGACTCCGCTCCCTGTTGGCCAGGAGTCAGGGGCTCCACTCTTCTCTATTCACTGCCTAGCCACGAGCTCTGTGGACGGTCTGTACTGCTTCGGCAAGTGCCGCCTCTCAGAAAACCAGCAGCATGTGCAGGCGTACTACTGCAGCAGTGACGGCCGGGAAGTTGAGACACGCGGCGGGTACGAGGTGCTCTGCGTGCGGCGCGGGCAGGAAAAGGCGCTGACGTGGGTCCCAGCACCGTTGGCGTCCGCTGCGCAAACTCAGCATAACTCCCGGTTTATTTTTTCGGGCTACGGCCGCTTTGGTGTTGTTCGGGCGGAGTATGGAGGCGGCGTGCACCCGGGTGTCATGGAGCCGTCGGGCCGCTGCGTGGTGCCCTACGGCGGGCGCGCGGTGATCGTTACTAACGACGCCGAGGTGCTCTGCGAGACGGCGAGgctgccggcggcggtgctgcaggagttACAGGGCCTTGAGCGCGGAACGTATTTGGCAGAGTTGTTGCGTGTCGCTAGTGGCCAGCCGATTAACTCTTTTGATGAGCTTCTGAACACATGGCGACCACCAACGTTTTACATGAGGCCGCGTTCACTGTGTCCTCACACCGTTCTCGAACCGAAGTCGGTGGAGTGGGGTGGAGCAGGGGACACCGCCAAGAGGAGTGCGACCGACGCTACAGGTCCTGAATTTTCCTCCGCCGGCACTGAGTCAACGGCACCCGTTGCGTTGCCGCCGGCGACGCGCTTGCTTGTATGTCACGACATGGCTGGCGGCTACACGCGTGCTGACCGCCGTGCCTTTCTTTGCGAAGGTGCCCCAGTAGGGGCCACCCCAtctgcggcggcgatggaaAAGGATCCTAGGGCCACTTCTTACTCATGCCTGCAGACGGTGGAGGGCGCGTACACGGTGAGGTACTGGAGTCGCGTTGACCACTTCGTGTACTTCTCGCATCGACGGATTAGTGTGCCGCCGCGCGAGTGGATCGACAGCGGCCACAGCCACGGTGTCCCAGTGCTCGCTACCCTGATCACCGAGGGAGACAGCAGTGCTGCGGACCTGAAGCTGCTCTTGACGGATGCGAAGCGCATGGCAACCATTATTGCTCGCCTCGTTGAGGTGTGCGACGCCTATGGCTTTGACGGCTACTTTATCAACATCGAAAAATGCCTGCCAGCGAGCCTGGCGAAGCGCCTCGTCGTTTTCTGCACACTTCTCCGCAAACAGCTGAACCGCCCGTCTTCAGCGACGCGTGGCGCCTTATCTGTCACCCCCGCCACCAATCGCCTCGTCATCTGGTACGACGCAGTGACCATAGATGGGAGTCTGAATTACCAGAACACACTCAACTCCCGTAACAAGGCGTTCTTCAACGTTAGCGATGGCATCTTCATCAATTACTTCTGGGAGCCAATGAGCCTGCCGCTGATCAATACAGTCGCCGGCAACCGAGGCGCTGATGTTTACGTTGGCGTGGACGTGTTTGGCCGGCGCATGTATGGTGGGGGCGGTTACAACACGCACGTCGCTGTCGCTAAAGCCACGGGCGCGCGCTTGTCAGTGGGGCTCTTCGCCCCTGGCTGGACGATGGAGCACGAGAGCAAGGGCAAGCGCGACGGATTCCACATTGCAGAAAGTAAGATGTGGTCCCGCGTACAGGAGAACTTCCCTTACCACGTCCGGCTCATCTCACCTACAGCGGTCACTGCAGGTGCTCCGCAACTGTCCACCACAGACAACGCACAAGCTGCCCACGACGGACCAGCGCTCTGCGCGTGGACCTCATTTCAGTCTGGCGTAGGCTATGACTTTTACGTCAACGGCCGCCGCGTGACCGGCGGCGGTTCCACGGCTTCCGTGGTGGGTATCAGCGGTTGGTGCGAGCTCTCCGCTGCGCACAGCCTCCCTCCGTTTCTCTTTGAGGCGCCTCCGTCGGCTCCGCCGAGTGG comes from Leishmania braziliensis MHOM/BR/75/M2904 complete genome, chromosome 33 and encodes:
- a CDS encoding glycosyl hydrolase-like protein; amino-acid sequence: MFSSSLSSSSATRNTVSLYRYDLTQGMARSLGPMLIGQALEGIWHTSIVVYGQEYYFDGGVGIVGDPNPGHTRFGQPYRIEVLGQTAKSEEEFFAWTQQQRRAGFGPNDYRIFDNNCNTFSDAACMYLLGRHISQDVLDMLPTLLSTPLGQMLRPVLEQATSSGAGIGGTSMVAPVSSALAHPPPPPTTASDCDMCVGLLSTRQTVTETDEEDLMMAQAMLESNETIADGHLSPAEAFEKTISGLTLLRTVMRNICEHPSYAKYRGLSIESTAYQTKLRPLEAYGVTELLRIAGFRRRSHSSGAGGVQWFLSDSDGSEAVLRRVAEVLEATIANIQGAADEAAKRRVREESDSSAHLPRPPLSPTLVSSVAPAAGHAAASFEMSLPPVSKDGGHVHKSSVIQFCSPPFPEDWTPLPVGQESGAPLFSIHCLATSSVDGLYCFGKCRLSENQQHVQAYYCSSDGREVETRGGYEVLCVRRGQEKALTWVPAPLASAAQTQHNSRFIFSGYGRFGVVRAEYGGGVHPGVMEPSGRCVVPYGGRAVIVTNDAEVLCETARLPAAVLQELQGLERGTYLAELLRVASGQPINSFDELLNTWRPPTFYMRPRSLCPHTVLEPKSVEWGGAGDTAKRSATDATGPEFSSAGTESTAPVALPPATRLLVCHDMAGGYTRADRRAFLCEGAPVGATPSAAAMEKDPRATSYSCLQTVEGAYTVRYWSRVDHFVYFSHRRISVPPREWIDSGHSHGVPVLATLITEGDSSAADLKLLLTDAKRMATIIARLVEVCDAYGFDGYFINIEKCLPASLAKRLVVFCTLLRKQLNRPSSATRGALSVTPATNRLVIWYDAVTIDGSLNYQNTLNSRNKAFFNVSDGIFINYFWEPMSLPLINTVAGNRGADVYVGVDVFGRRMYGGGGYNTHVAVAKATGARLSVGLFAPGWTMEHESKGKRDGFHIAESKMWSRVQENFPYHVRLISPTAVTAGAPQLSTTDNAQAAHDGPALCAWTSFQSGVGYDFYVNGRRVTGGGSTASVVGISGWCELSAAHSLPPFLFEAPPSAPPSGALPPAAREAASSHPGPFASVPIRLPVTPLKGNMYGCTASAEWRYDKAWFGDCHLACLVPSMGSVEVLRWYVRDALPATSLIELHIEMVFDETDASEEGPKMRRGLRLGLFSSTRGTFQVSIWERAAVAAAVAVEGVSGLVVRASRSREGRHEGEGNPIGVTWGWERVHYQLFNTSTESLHLTSISIANGDPCQTLNCGVGGIAISHWRVTTPIVATGADVQAVSLERPSLLCAHGPHSWTPYYTFRTRKASEQVLTLGGADDVFARLRAKHGLHATIIVFASVASATAELGVNDTTSAEEDVQAAAVVPSDARRREEFHTMYVGQYSIHPDAGTTYEGSLLIPVSLPSGVAVAHVQYYTVQNGY